Proteins found in one Alteromonas macleodii genomic segment:
- the aceF gene encoding pyruvate dehydrogenase complex dihydrolipoyllysine-residue acetyltransferase, producing the protein MSDIQKIIVPDVGGDEVEVIELCVAVGDNIEADEGVVTVESDKASMDIPAPFEGEIVSLSVSVGDKIKEGDVIGEMKVAGGDSAGDSAAEESSSDNASQEEAPKQEEAPKEESKSEAASAASGSSEVIEVAVPDIGSDDEVDVIDVLVSAGDTIEKEDGLITLETDKATMDVPSTHAGTVKEVFISTGDKVKEGTVVIKLEVAGSGSSSSESASSEASSEASAPAAQESEKQESAPAASASSETIEVAVPDIGEDGEVDVIDVLVSAGDTVEKEDGLITLETDKATMDVPSTHAGTIKEVFIKTGDKVKQGTLVVKLETSGGSSEQAPSAPKAEKPAEAPKQEAPKQASQQEASQGRSPVPAAPEAKNTGKAHASPSVRRIAREFGVDLTQVNGSGPKNRILKEDVQAYVKAELAKPRTAAASGSAPAGDNVLQIVPVKPVDHSKFGEIEEQKLSRIQKISGPFLHRNWATIPHVTQFDEADITEVEEFRKEQNAYHAKIKSGLKITPLVFVMKAVAKALEKYEVFNSSLSDDGESLIIKKFINIGIAVETPGGLVVPVIRDVNKKGIEQLSQELIETSKKAREGKLKAADMQGGTFTISSLGGIGGTAFTPIVNAPEVAILGVSKSEMKPKWNGKEFEPRLMVPLSLSYDHRVIDGAVGARFSTEVAANLTDLRRIIL; encoded by the coding sequence ATGTCAGATATTCAAAAGATTATCGTACCCGATGTAGGCGGTGACGAAGTTGAAGTTATCGAGCTATGTGTTGCCGTAGGCGACAACATCGAAGCCGATGAAGGCGTTGTTACTGTAGAAAGTGACAAGGCGTCAATGGACATCCCAGCACCATTTGAAGGTGAGATTGTAAGCCTGTCTGTATCAGTAGGCGATAAAATCAAAGAAGGCGATGTGATTGGTGAAATGAAAGTTGCAGGTGGCGATAGTGCCGGTGATAGCGCTGCTGAAGAGTCATCTTCAGACAACGCTTCACAAGAAGAAGCGCCTAAGCAAGAAGAAGCACCAAAAGAAGAAAGCAAGTCAGAGGCAGCATCTGCTGCGTCTGGCAGCAGCGAAGTGATTGAAGTTGCAGTGCCAGATATCGGTTCTGACGACGAAGTTGACGTTATCGACGTATTGGTTTCAGCGGGCGACACCATCGAAAAAGAAGATGGTCTTATTACCCTTGAAACCGATAAAGCAACGATGGACGTACCTTCAACACACGCAGGTACGGTGAAAGAAGTATTTATCAGCACTGGCGATAAAGTGAAAGAAGGCACAGTTGTTATTAAGCTTGAAGTAGCGGGCTCAGGTTCGTCTTCAAGTGAGTCGGCGTCTAGCGAAGCTTCTTCTGAAGCATCTGCACCGGCTGCGCAGGAAAGCGAAAAGCAAGAGTCAGCTCCTGCTGCGTCTGCAAGTAGCGAAACCATTGAAGTAGCCGTGCCTGACATTGGTGAAGACGGTGAAGTTGACGTTATCGATGTGCTTGTATCAGCTGGCGATACCGTTGAAAAAGAAGACGGCCTAATTACGCTAGAAACTGATAAAGCGACCATGGATGTACCTTCAACGCACGCAGGTACCATTAAAGAAGTCTTTATCAAAACAGGCGATAAAGTTAAGCAAGGCACATTAGTTGTTAAGCTAGAAACTAGCGGCGGCTCATCTGAACAGGCACCATCTGCACCTAAAGCAGAAAAGCCTGCTGAAGCGCCTAAGCAAGAAGCACCTAAACAAGCGTCACAGCAAGAAGCCTCTCAAGGCCGTTCTCCTGTTCCTGCAGCGCCTGAAGCCAAGAATACAGGTAAAGCACATGCGTCGCCTTCGGTTCGCCGTATTGCGCGTGAGTTTGGTGTAGACCTGACTCAAGTTAACGGCTCTGGCCCTAAAAACCGTATTCTAAAAGAAGACGTTCAGGCTTATGTGAAAGCTGAGCTTGCGAAACCTCGCACAGCAGCAGCTTCAGGCAGTGCGCCAGCGGGCGACAACGTACTTCAAATCGTTCCGGTTAAGCCTGTTGATCACAGCAAGTTTGGCGAGATTGAAGAACAAAAGCTTTCTCGTATTCAAAAGATTTCTGGACCCTTCTTACACCGTAACTGGGCGACTATCCCGCACGTTACGCAGTTCGACGAAGCAGATATCACTGAAGTTGAAGAATTCCGTAAAGAGCAAAACGCGTACCACGCGAAAATTAAGTCTGGTCTTAAGATCACACCACTAGTATTCGTTATGAAAGCGGTAGCGAAAGCGCTTGAGAAATACGAAGTATTCAACTCATCACTGTCTGACGACGGCGAGAGCTTAATCATTAAGAAGTTTATCAACATTGGTATTGCGGTTGAAACACCGGGAGGCCTTGTTGTACCTGTTATTCGTGACGTGAATAAGAAAGGTATTGAGCAGCTGTCTCAAGAGCTTATTGAAACATCTAAGAAAGCCCGTGAAGGCAAGCTTAAAGCGGCTGACATGCAGGGTGGAACGTTCACCATCTCTAGTCTAGGTGGTATTGGTGGCACGGCGTTTACGCCTATTGTAAATGCACCAGAAGTCGCCATATTAGGTGTGTCTAAGTCTGAGATGAAGCCTAAGTGGAATGGTAAAGAGTTTGAGCCGCGCTTAATGGTGCCGCTAAGCCTGTCTTACGACCACCGAGTAATCGATGGTGCGGTAGGTGCAAGATTCTCTACTGAGGTTGCTGCAAACCTAACTGACTTACGCAGAATCATACTTTAA
- the aceE gene encoding pyruvate dehydrogenase (acetyl-transferring), homodimeric type yields the protein MSDMMHQDVDPQETKEWIDALESVLEEEGVERAHYLLEKLIDKARRSGAHLPYDATTAYINTIPAAQEPKMPGDLTIEARIRAAIRWNALMIVLRASKKDLELGGHIGSFASSAMLYDVGFNHFFKAPNENQGGDFIFAQGHISPGIYARSFMEGNLTEEQLNNFRQECAGDGLSSYPHPHLMKDYWQFPTVSMGLGPLQAIYTARFLKYLTNRGIKDCSGQRVYCYMGDGECDEPESLGAIGLASREGLDNLTFVINCNLQRLDGPVRGNGKIIQELEGTFRGAGWEVVKVIWGSYWDELLARDKSGKLIQLMGETVDGEYQNCKAKGGKYTRENFFNKYPETAALVANMSDDDIWRLNRGGHDPVKVFAAYQKAIDTKGRPTVILAKTVKGFGLGSSGEAQNVAHNVKKMDVESIKQFRDRFNIPVADEKIEELPYFKFDEDSEEMKYLRARREALGGYLPSRREQAEEQLEVPELSAFDAILKGSGDRQVSSTMTFVRVLNALLKDKKIGKRVVPIIPDEARTFGMEGLFRQVGIYANEGQKYVPQDADQVAYYREDKKGQVLQEGINELGAMASWVASGTSYSTCNATTIPFYIYYSMFGFQRVGDLAWAAGDSQARGFLLGATAGRTTLNGEGLQHQDGHSHVQANLIPNCITYDPTYGYEVAVIVQDGLRRMYGNNENIFYYLTLMNENYQHPAMPEGDDVAEQIIKGIYKLERVENDKSKLNVQLMGSGTILNEVRKAAQILCEDYNVSSDVYSVTSFNELAREGQDVARWNMLNPEAEQKVPYIGQVITKDAGPAISATDYVKNYSDQVRAFIETEYRCLGTDGFGRSDSRENLRTHFEVNASYIVVASLYELAQRGDVEKKVVAEAIKRFDINAEKLNPLYA from the coding sequence ATGTCTGATATGATGCACCAAGATGTAGATCCTCAAGAAACTAAAGAGTGGATTGATGCGCTTGAGTCGGTTTTAGAAGAGGAAGGCGTAGAACGCGCCCACTATTTACTCGAAAAACTTATTGATAAAGCACGTCGCAGCGGAGCGCATTTACCGTATGACGCTACTACTGCCTACATCAATACTATCCCTGCAGCGCAAGAGCCAAAAATGCCTGGCGACTTGACCATCGAAGCGCGCATCCGTGCCGCTATTCGTTGGAACGCACTAATGATTGTATTGCGTGCATCGAAAAAAGACCTAGAGCTTGGTGGCCACATTGGTAGCTTCGCATCATCGGCTATGCTTTACGATGTAGGCTTCAACCACTTCTTTAAAGCGCCTAATGAAAATCAAGGCGGCGACTTTATTTTCGCTCAGGGCCATATTTCTCCTGGTATTTACGCGCGTTCTTTCATGGAAGGCAACCTAACTGAAGAGCAGTTAAATAACTTCCGTCAAGAGTGTGCCGGCGATGGTCTGTCGTCTTACCCACACCCTCACTTGATGAAAGACTACTGGCAGTTCCCAACCGTATCTATGGGTCTTGGTCCACTTCAAGCTATCTATACAGCACGCTTCCTTAAGTACCTAACTAACCGTGGTATTAAAGACTGTTCAGGTCAGCGCGTATACTGCTACATGGGTGATGGTGAGTGTGATGAGCCAGAGAGCTTGGGTGCAATTGGTCTTGCTTCTCGTGAAGGCCTAGACAACCTAACGTTTGTTATCAACTGTAACCTACAGCGCCTAGACGGCCCGGTACGTGGTAACGGCAAAATTATCCAAGAACTTGAAGGTACGTTCCGCGGCGCAGGCTGGGAAGTAGTGAAAGTAATCTGGGGTAGTTACTGGGATGAACTATTAGCTCGTGATAAATCTGGCAAGCTGATTCAGCTTATGGGTGAAACAGTAGACGGTGAATACCAGAACTGTAAAGCCAAAGGCGGTAAGTACACCCGTGAGAACTTCTTCAACAAGTACCCTGAAACAGCGGCGCTTGTAGCAAATATGTCTGATGATGACATCTGGCGCTTGAACCGTGGTGGTCACGATCCAGTTAAAGTATTTGCAGCTTACCAAAAAGCCATCGATACCAAAGGTCGTCCAACAGTAATCCTTGCTAAAACGGTTAAAGGTTTCGGTCTAGGTTCTTCAGGTGAAGCGCAAAACGTAGCGCACAACGTGAAGAAAATGGACGTTGAATCAATCAAGCAGTTCCGCGACCGTTTCAACATTCCAGTAGCTGATGAGAAAATTGAAGAACTACCATACTTCAAGTTCGACGAAGACAGCGAAGAAATGAAATACCTTCGCGCACGTCGTGAAGCGCTAGGTGGTTACCTGCCTTCTCGCCGCGAACAGGCCGAAGAGCAATTAGAAGTTCCAGAACTAAGCGCATTCGATGCTATTTTAAAAGGTTCTGGCGACCGTCAAGTATCGTCAACCATGACGTTTGTACGTGTACTTAACGCATTGTTGAAAGATAAGAAAATCGGTAAGCGTGTTGTACCAATTATTCCTGATGAAGCCCGTACCTTTGGTATGGAAGGCTTGTTCCGTCAGGTGGGTATTTACGCCAACGAAGGTCAGAAATACGTTCCTCAAGATGCAGATCAGGTGGCTTACTATCGTGAAGATAAGAAAGGTCAGGTACTGCAGGAAGGTATTAACGAGCTAGGTGCAATGGCATCGTGGGTAGCGTCAGGTACGTCGTACTCAACGTGTAACGCAACCACTATTCCGTTCTACATTTACTACTCAATGTTTGGTTTCCAACGTGTTGGTGACCTTGCATGGGCAGCGGGTGATAGCCAAGCACGTGGTTTCCTACTAGGTGCAACAGCAGGTAGAACTACGCTTAACGGTGAAGGTCTACAGCACCAAGACGGTCATTCACACGTTCAGGCGAACCTAATTCCTAACTGTATTACTTACGATCCAACGTACGGTTATGAAGTAGCGGTTATTGTTCAAGACGGTTTGCGTCGCATGTACGGTAACAACGAAAATATCTTCTATTACCTAACACTAATGAACGAGAACTATCAGCACCCTGCAATGCCAGAAGGTGATGATGTTGCTGAGCAAATCATTAAAGGTATTTACAAGCTTGAGCGCGTTGAAAACGACAAGTCTAAGCTTAACGTACAGCTAATGGGCTCAGGTACTATCTTAAACGAAGTACGTAAAGCGGCACAGATTCTGTGTGAAGACTACAACGTATCTTCTGACGTTTACTCTGTGACCTCGTTCAACGAACTAGCCCGTGAAGGTCAGGACGTTGCACGCTGGAACATGCTAAACCCAGAAGCTGAGCAAAAAGTACCTTACATTGGTCAGGTAATTACGAAAGACGCGGGTCCTGCGATTTCTGCCACTGACTATGTGAAGAACTACTCAGACCAAGTACGCGCGTTCATTGAAACTGAATACCGCTGCCTAGGTACAGACGGTTTCGGTCGAAGTGATAGCCGTGAAAACTTGCGTACTCACTTTGAAGTTAATGCGTCATACATTGTGGTTGCATCACTTTACGAATTGGCTCAGCGCGGCGACGTTGAGAAGAAAGTGGTAGCAGAAGCCATTAAGCGTTTTGATATTAACGCTGAAAAACTTAACCCACTTTACGCGTAA
- the pdhR gene encoding pyruvate dehydrogenase complex transcriptional repressor PdhR, with protein MRQQRKKLSDVITEQLESMILDGTLLAGQKLPPERELALEFDVSRPSLREAIGNLQARGLVERKQGGGTFVNRNLNSAMKDPLMDLVSQRPETQFDLLEFRHALEGMAAYYAALRGQPEDYEALKQALNDVPKPKAHESKRAQAEALGKFYIIMARASHNMVLLHVMSTMQSMLVDNIERNFDMLAAHPEAVEDIAKQRREIVEAIASRDPEAARQACNTHLAFIEKTLLTINQRDTRVQRALRRLEI; from the coding sequence ATGCGTCAGCAGCGAAAAAAACTCTCTGATGTAATTACCGAACAACTCGAGTCAATGATACTCGACGGTACGCTATTGGCTGGTCAAAAGTTACCGCCAGAAAGAGAGCTAGCGCTTGAGTTTGATGTGTCACGTCCCTCGTTAAGAGAAGCTATAGGTAATTTGCAAGCGCGCGGTCTGGTAGAGCGTAAGCAAGGCGGCGGTACGTTCGTAAATCGCAACCTGAATTCAGCCATGAAAGATCCGCTGATGGACCTTGTAAGCCAGCGCCCTGAAACTCAATTCGATTTGCTTGAATTTCGTCATGCCCTTGAAGGAATGGCGGCATATTACGCGGCACTTCGTGGTCAACCTGAAGACTATGAAGCATTGAAGCAAGCATTAAATGACGTACCTAAGCCCAAAGCACATGAAAGTAAACGTGCTCAAGCCGAGGCGCTAGGAAAGTTCTACATCATTATGGCAAGAGCATCACATAACATGGTGCTGTTACACGTAATGAGCACCATGCAAAGCATGCTGGTAGACAATATTGAACGAAACTTTGACATGCTGGCTGCGCACCCTGAAGCGGTGGAAGACATCGCGAAGCAGCGTCGTGAAATTGTAGAAGCTATTGCTTCTCGCGACCCTGAAGCTGCCCGCCAGGCATGTAACACGCATTTAGCGTTTATTGAAAAAACGCTATTAACCATTAATCAACGCGATACTCGCGTGCAGCGCGCATTGCGACGATTAGAGATTTAG
- the ampE gene encoding beta-lactamase regulator AmpE, translated as MMLMSLLLVLSLERLITKTPNWHIEKYAAQYRAFLQNKGLIKFQETDEEGKDKDKKESSTALYFYLLLPALVLGAIEYWLLGAFLTFIEQSLVLFICIGCPVLRSIYKNFLNAADRGDLQACSMYTDQLGHCASQTESDGSAGTEGKSFGQHLTWLNYQHYAAVMLWFIAFGAPGALFYCLSRSTTEALCDANHPLKVAAGRLMFALDYIPVRVTAFGMLMMGHFSRALPEWLKHALQFDVPAYDVLTQISSKAEVLTPDEQQLQAENAAVEPQVLVKLAKRNVIFLLVITAALTLVGSLA; from the coding sequence ATGATGTTAATGAGTCTGTTGTTAGTTCTTAGTCTTGAACGACTGATAACAAAAACACCGAATTGGCATATTGAAAAGTATGCCGCGCAATATCGAGCTTTTCTCCAAAATAAAGGGTTAATCAAGTTCCAAGAAACGGATGAGGAAGGAAAGGATAAGGATAAGAAGGAATCGTCTACTGCGCTTTATTTTTACCTTTTACTGCCCGCACTTGTGCTAGGTGCTATCGAGTACTGGTTGCTTGGCGCATTCCTTACCTTTATTGAGCAAAGTTTAGTGTTGTTCATATGCATTGGCTGTCCGGTCTTAAGGAGCATTTATAAAAACTTCCTGAACGCCGCCGACCGAGGAGACCTTCAGGCGTGTAGTATGTACACCGACCAGCTGGGCCATTGTGCAAGTCAAACTGAAAGCGACGGCAGTGCGGGCACTGAAGGTAAAAGTTTTGGCCAGCACCTTACTTGGCTTAACTACCAGCACTACGCAGCAGTGATGCTATGGTTTATTGCCTTTGGCGCCCCAGGCGCACTGTTTTACTGCCTGAGTAGAAGCACCACTGAGGCTTTGTGTGACGCTAATCACCCTTTAAAAGTTGCTGCGGGCAGGTTGATGTTCGCTCTCGACTATATCCCTGTTCGTGTTACCGCCTTTGGCATGTTGATGATGGGGCACTTCTCAAGAGCGTTACCTGAGTGGTTAAAACACGCGCTTCAGTTCGATGTTCCTGCCTACGATGTGCTGACGCAAATTTCCTCGAAAGCCGAGGTGCTAACTCCTGACGAACAGCAGTTACAGGCCGAAAATGCAGCGGTTGAACCCCAAGTGCTAGTAAAGTTAGCAAAACGTAATGTTATTTTTCTACTTGTTATAACGGCAGCGCTAACCCTTGTGGGAAGCTTGGCATAA
- the ampD gene encoding 1,6-anhydro-N-acetylmuramyl-L-alanine amidase AmpD: MVLYNKAKYTQSPHYDDRPDDTDVSLLVIHNISLPPSQFGTPGIRQLFTGTLNPDDHPFYQEISGLRVSAHCVIYRTGEIEQFVPFEQRAWHAGLSSFQGRSRCNDYAIGIELEGTDTLPFTDAQYKALGELTDFITRHYPRITLGRIVGHNDIAPGRKTDPGVAFDWARYRMRVTGL; this comes from the coding sequence ATGGTGCTTTATAACAAAGCGAAGTACACCCAAAGTCCACATTATGATGATCGCCCTGACGATACCGATGTCAGTCTTTTAGTGATACATAATATTTCACTGCCGCCTTCACAGTTTGGTACGCCAGGTATTCGACAATTGTTTACCGGCACGCTCAACCCAGACGATCATCCTTTTTATCAAGAGATTTCTGGTTTGCGAGTCTCCGCCCATTGTGTGATTTATCGAACGGGTGAAATAGAACAATTTGTTCCCTTTGAACAGAGGGCGTGGCACGCGGGCCTTTCAAGCTTCCAGGGCCGCAGTCGCTGCAACGATTATGCTATTGGTATTGAACTGGAAGGCACCGATACACTGCCTTTTACCGATGCGCAGTATAAAGCGCTTGGCGAGCTCACTGATTTTATTACACGACACTATCCTCGGATCACTTTAGGGCGTATTGTAGGTCATAATGACATTGCGCCGGGGCGTAAAACAGATCCCGGTGTTGCTTTCGATTGGGCAAGATACAGAATGCGCGTGACTGGGTTATAG
- a CDS encoding retropepsin-like aspartic protease family protein, which translates to MNEQQDPTASTGKWMVALAWICGFGLLVFVFSDLLEKQINPNSEPTSERIGSQTEVRLKQNRQGHYVTTGYINGEEVVFLVDTGATDVAVPAHLANKLQLKAGREGLASTANGVVRVAESTIDTLRIGEIVVRNVDANLNPGMQDDHILLGMSVLRQLEFTQRGEWLILRTL; encoded by the coding sequence ATGAATGAACAACAAGACCCGACAGCGTCAACGGGTAAATGGATGGTTGCCCTTGCATGGATTTGCGGTTTCGGTTTACTTGTTTTTGTCTTCTCTGACTTACTTGAAAAACAAATAAACCCGAACAGCGAGCCCACGTCTGAACGCATTGGTTCACAGACTGAGGTACGCCTTAAGCAAAATCGCCAAGGGCATTATGTAACAACAGGTTATATCAACGGTGAGGAAGTGGTATTTCTTGTTGATACGGGTGCCACTGATGTAGCAGTTCCCGCACACTTAGCCAACAAACTCCAACTAAAAGCTGGGCGAGAAGGTTTAGCCAGCACTGCCAATGGCGTAGTGAGGGTTGCCGAATCAACAATTGACACATTACGCATTGGCGAAATTGTTGTGCGTAATGTAGACGCAAACTTAAACCCCGGTATGCAAGATGACCATATACTGCTAGGAATGAGTGTTCTTCGCCAATTAGAGTTTACTCAGCGCGGAGAATGGTTAATATTGCGTACCCTTTGA